From Hoeflea sp. 108:
AGAAGAACCTGCGCCTTCTGGTCACAGGCGGCCTGCCCGACCCTGATCGCGCCGGCATTGCCGTCAAGTCGGTGGCCGGCGGCCTCCTTGTCCAGTCGCGCGACAATGCCATTGTCGACGGCCTGGACCTCAGGGTCGTCACCAAGCGCGCGCCGAGCCAGCGCGAGCTGGAAGACCTGAAGTTCGCCTTCCGCGTCGCCAAGCACGTCAAATCGAACGCCATCGTCTATGCCCGCGACCTCGCCACCGTCGGCGTCGGCGCCGGCCAGATGAGCCGCGTCGATTCGGCTCGCATCGCCGCCCGCAAGGCGCTGGATGCGGCCGAAGCCGCCGGTCTGGCAGAGCCGCTGACCAAGGGTTCGGTGGTCGCCTCCGACGCCTTCTTCCCCTTCGCCGACGGCCTGCTTTCAGCCGTAGAAGCCGGCGCCACCGCCGTTATCCAGCCGGGTGGCTCGATGCGCGACGACGACGTTATCGCTGCCGCCGACGAGCATGGCATCGCCATGGTATTCACCGGCGTCAGACACTTCAGGCACTGAAGCAAGCCACTTTACCTTCTTCCCTTGTGGGAGAAGGTAAAGGCTACTTCACCTGATCAGCCGGATAGGGCGTGCGCAGCAGCACGAGCAACCCGATGGCGAGGAACAGGATGATCGTCGCCATGCCGAGCCGCGGCGAGCCGCTGGTTGCTGTGACCGTGGCGACCATGAACGGCGCAAGGAAGCTTGTCGCCCGCCCCGACAGCGCGTAGATGCCGAAATAGCGGCCGGCCTCGTCGGCCGAGACACTGCGCGCCATGTAGGAACGCGACGACGCCTGCACCGGGCCAAAAGCAATGCCGATGAGCAGGCCGAAGGCGATGTAGGCCTTCTCAGCCGGCGTCGAGAACAGGCCGGCCGTGTCGCTGCCCGGCATCTGCCAGACCCCGAACAACGTATAGCCAGGGCCGGTGGAGACGATGCCTATCGTCGCAATGGTCAGCAGCACCAGCGACACCAGCACCACGACCTTCGATCCCAGTGCCGTATCGAGCCGGCTTGCCACCAGGCAGCCGAAGATGGCAACGACATTGAGGATGATGCCGTAGATGCCGATCTCGGTGATCGTCCATCCGAACATCGCCGCAGCAAACGCCCCACCGAGGCCGAGCAGCGCATTGACGCCATCCTGGTAGATCATGCGGGCAATCAGGAAGCGGAAGATGCCGCTGCGCCTGCGGACTTCGCCCAGTGTCGACTTGAGCTCGGAGAGCCCCTCGCGCACGGCAGGCCTGATGGCCATGCCCTTGCCGCTGTCGGGCGTGAAAAAGAACATCGGCAGGATGAAGATGAAGTACCACAGCGCCGAGATCGGACCGGTGGCGCGAGCATCTTCGCCCAGCTTGGGGTCGATGCCGAACAGTGGGTCGGCACCGATGATGGTCTTGCCGGTATCCGGCGATGCAGCCAGGAAGCCGATGACAAAGATCAGGACGATCATGCCGCCGAGATAGCCGAGCCCCCAGGCGATGTTGGAAATCTTTCCGATCTCCTGCTTGGACACCAGCCGCGGCATCATCGAATCGTTGAAGACGATGGAGAATTCGGCGGCCACCGACGCGAGCGAAAACAAGAGCACGATCGGCACGAGCGGCGAACCCGGTTCGGCATACCAGAGCATGCAAAGGCTGGTGATCTTGATCGCCGCGAAGAAGGCAATCCACGGCTTGCGCGGGCCGGTCTGGTCGGCAATCGAGCCGAGCACCGGTGACAGGATGGCGATTACCAGGCCGGCAATGGCGATACCGTAACCCCAGGCGGCCTGGCCCATGGCTGGGTCGGTCGCCATGCGTGAGACGAAATAGGGTCCGAAGATGAAGGTGGTGACTACGGTGAAGAAAGGCTGGGCTGCCCAGTCGAAGAACATCCAGCCCCAGATGCCGCGGCGCGGCGTGCGTTCAGCAACCATTACGTCAGCCATCGTTCCTCCGCGCGCTCCCCTGATGCGCCCGACAATGCCATAGCGCAGTTGGCTTGCACGACCCTTGACGAAAAAGCCCGCCGCGACAAGCGCGGCGGGCCATATTGGGAACTGGTCAGCGGGCAGACAGGTCTGTCATCAACCCGGCGGCCACCGTCAACCTGGACACGGTGATGTCGCCGCCTTCGGTCAGCGCCTGCAACCGCTCGCGGATGCGGCCGATGC
This genomic window contains:
- a CDS encoding MFS transporter; this encodes MADVMVAERTPRRGIWGWMFFDWAAQPFFTVVTTFIFGPYFVSRMATDPAMGQAAWGYGIAIAGLVIAILSPVLGSIADQTGPRKPWIAFFAAIKITSLCMLWYAEPGSPLVPIVLLFSLASVAAEFSIVFNDSMMPRLVSKQEIGKISNIAWGLGYLGGMIVLIFVIGFLAASPDTGKTIIGADPLFGIDPKLGEDARATGPISALWYFIFILPMFFFTPDSGKGMAIRPAVREGLSELKSTLGEVRRRSGIFRFLIARMIYQDGVNALLGLGGAFAAAMFGWTITEIGIYGIILNVVAIFGCLVASRLDTALGSKVVVLVSLVLLTIATIGIVSTGPGYTLFGVWQMPGSDTAGLFSTPAEKAYIAFGLLIGIAFGPVQASSRSYMARSVSADEAGRYFGIYALSGRATSFLAPFMVATVTATSGSPRLGMATIILFLAIGLLVLLRTPYPADQVK